In the Pyrolobus fumarii 1A genome, one interval contains:
- a CDS encoding DUF2286 domain-containing protein: MEQGLIAMETEEIHVPILVVKSVEGQIEEVKIVDDKSLTDVLREYVKKAADEWNPQLSDLTVMRTHYELRYKIPIDPDLYDIVTGLGLELEREGNEVIVRLPVFTISYDNRWSGDTYRDIKVYVVTYLIEDSIKDQIVEYAKETTAREKSLGGETQLELTPEQLQRLEEGLSEVEAVEAAETQASSGKKRRRSRKKKSS; the protein is encoded by the coding sequence ATGGAACAAGGGCTGATAGCTATGGAGACCGAGGAGATTCACGTACCAATACTTGTCGTGAAATCCGTGGAGGGTCAAATAGAGGAGGTAAAGATAGTGGATGATAAGAGTCTAACTGACGTGCTGCGCGAATACGTGAAGAAAGCTGCAGACGAGTGGAACCCGCAGCTCAGCGACCTTACCGTAATGAGGACTCACTACGAGCTACGATACAAGATACCAATAGATCCTGACCTGTACGATATAGTGACCGGTCTCGGCCTAGAACTTGAAAGAGAAGGCAACGAGGTTATAGTAAGACTGCCGGTATTCACGATTAGCTATGATAACAGGTGGAGCGGAGACACATACCGTGATATCAAAGTTTACGTTGTTACATACCTCATCGAGGATAGCATTAAGGACCAGATAGTTGAGTATGCAAAGGAGACAACTGCACGAGAAAAGAGTCTTGGCGGCGAAACCCAGCTCGAGTTAACACCGGAACAGTTACAGAGGCTTGAGGAAGGCTTGTCAGAGGTTGAGGCTGTTGAGGCCGCAGAAACCCAGGCATCCAGTGGTAAGAAGAGGCGCAGGAGTAGAAAGAAGAAGAGCAGTTAG
- a CDS encoding imidazoleglycerol-phosphate dehydratase — MPCLSRETGETRVHVCVETGKGELRGATGIPFFDHMLETFSRYSGLSIEVSVQELKRVDDHHVVEDVAIVLGRALDKMLGDRKGIRRFGYALIPMDDALAYAAVDLARRPYFVSRGLQWSRDSIGGLALENVEHFLRSLAFEARFTLHVGIVYGSNDHHKVEALFKAVGIALREAMKPGESISTKDTLL; from the coding sequence ATGCCGTGCCTCTCTAGAGAGACGGGCGAGACACGGGTACACGTTTGCGTCGAAACGGGTAAAGGCGAACTAAGAGGTGCTACCGGTATCCCCTTCTTCGACCACATGCTTGAGACGTTTTCGCGCTACTCGGGTCTAAGCATAGAAGTTAGTGTCCAGGAGTTGAAACGAGTAGACGATCACCATGTTGTGGAGGATGTCGCTATAGTGCTTGGCAGGGCGCTAGACAAGATGCTAGGGGATAGGAAAGGCATACGACGTTTTGGGTACGCGCTCATACCTATGGACGATGCATTAGCATATGCAGCTGTAGACCTAGCGAGGAGACCATACTTTGTCTCGAGAGGGTTGCAATGGAGCAGGGATAGTATAGGCGGTCTGGCACTAGAGAATGTTGAACACTTTCTGCGTAGTCTAGCCTTTGAGGCGCGGTTCACGCTACACGTCGGTATAGTTTACGGTAGCAATGATCATCATAAAGTCGAGGCGTTGTTCAAAGCAGTGGGTATCGCGCTACGCGAAGCGATGAAACCCGGGGAAAGCATATCAACTAAGGACACGTTGCTATAG
- a CDS encoding protein-lysine N-methyltransferase: MSEPRVPYVPTPPGVARKMLELAGAGPDDIVYDLGCGDGRILITAVKEFGVKRAVGVEIRRELVQEARKKIAAEGLSDRIEIIHGDMFEVDISEASIVTLFLLTSVNDELAPKLEKELSPGTRVVSHEFQITSWRPSVLATIHDEFTSHNIYLYVIGAHRWNKG, encoded by the coding sequence ATGAGCGAGCCACGCGTGCCATATGTACCGACACCTCCGGGCGTTGCTAGGAAGATGCTTGAACTTGCCGGTGCGGGTCCCGACGATATTGTCTACGATCTTGGATGTGGTGATGGCAGGATACTAATAACTGCCGTTAAAGAGTTTGGCGTAAAACGTGCCGTGGGCGTTGAGATTAGGAGGGAGCTTGTTCAAGAGGCTAGGAAGAAGATAGCTGCAGAAGGGCTAAGCGACCGCATAGAAATCATACATGGCGACATGTTCGAAGTTGACATTAGCGAGGCTAGCATCGTGACACTCTTCCTCCTGACAAGCGTTAATGACGAGCTAGCACCTAAGCTAGAGAAGGAGTTGAGCCCAGGCACGCGCGTAGTAAGCCACGAGTTCCAGATAACCTCGTGGAGGCCTTCGGTTCTAGCTACCATCCACGACGAATTTACATCACACAACATATATCTGTACGTGATTGGCGCGCACCGATGGAACAAGGGCTGA
- a CDS encoding GntR family transcriptional regulator, with protein MRISLSISLEDWASHALRGKKFVTVYEVARMLGVSPKTAGKILRRLESLGIVERWSRRAYRVKLEVAGVANRDVQASEAGPGHSRASSFAQAVG; from the coding sequence TTGAGGATAAGCCTCAGTATTAGTCTCGAGGATTGGGCTTCACACGCTCTGCGAGGCAAGAAGTTTGTGACCGTCTACGAGGTTGCAAGGATGCTGGGCGTCTCACCAAAGACTGCTGGCAAGATACTTCGTCGCCTAGAGAGTCTCGGTATTGTGGAGCGTTGGAGCCGGAGAGCATATAGGGTTAAGCTGGAGGTCGCGGGCGTGGCGAATAGAGATGTCCAAGCCTCAGAAGCTGGTCCTGGTCACAGCAGAGCATCATCCTTTGCACAAGCAGTGGGTTAA
- the rqcH gene encoding ribosome rescue protein RqcH: protein MAKRKTSMTAFDVASVVRELEELKGARLVNIYEVFENVYLLRLRGTRDARVIAEPGRRVHETSYDVTGKEQPPPLIMALRKHIRGERLSTVKQLGFDRIILFEFANGYKLVVELLPRGVLALLDEKGSILHASEWREMRDRVIKRGVEYKQPPPAAVHPENLTEDVVRERLAGASGEVVRVLVRKLGYPGEVVEEALFRAGIEKTTPVEKLGASDIGAIVEAIRGIYRESLEARGYIVYDEKGLVLTVVPFKPSMYEGRYRAVESISKALDEYFVELEKARAVEEAVEKLEEEKGKLRAAISKTEELIREYEEKKVKLEKLALLVAENAALVDQALECARRMREGSGWDYIPGNCPGVVDVEPSRGVVKLNIGGSIVEVDIRSDSARLINELYRKIGELEKKRSRALRTLEELKKKLESLELEIREEARRARARIRRKEWYEKYHWMFTSHWLLVIGGRDASQNESVVKRYLGENNIFMHADIRGAPAVVVFAGGKEPPEEDIREAAVIAACYSRAWKEGLGAIDVYWVWGRQVSKAAPPGEYLTKGAFMVYGERNYIRGVELKLAIGLAEENDAPVVIVGPRELVRRRSLVYALLAPGDEEPSKLAKRLVRLFSSKLGDKAYLAKSLDVNELLRRIPGPSRVLEIARGEAREPPRPRAREAEAEEES from the coding sequence GTGGCCAAGAGAAAGACGAGCATGACGGCATTTGACGTTGCCAGTGTGGTCAGGGAGTTGGAGGAGCTAAAGGGAGCTAGACTAGTAAACATCTACGAGGTATTCGAGAACGTCTATTTGCTGAGGTTGCGCGGTACGAGAGATGCACGTGTTATAGCGGAGCCTGGCAGGAGGGTACACGAGACAAGCTACGATGTGACCGGCAAGGAGCAGCCCCCACCTCTCATCATGGCGCTTCGTAAGCATATACGTGGCGAGAGGCTCTCCACAGTAAAACAGCTTGGGTTTGACCGTATAATCCTCTTTGAGTTCGCCAATGGGTACAAGCTTGTAGTTGAGCTTCTGCCTCGAGGTGTCCTCGCACTCTTGGATGAGAAGGGTAGTATACTACATGCTAGTGAGTGGCGTGAAATGAGAGATCGTGTGATAAAACGCGGTGTAGAGTACAAGCAGCCCCCGCCAGCAGCAGTGCATCCCGAGAATCTCACAGAGGATGTAGTTAGAGAGAGACTTGCTGGCGCGAGTGGGGAGGTTGTCAGGGTGCTTGTAAGGAAGCTGGGGTACCCCGGCGAGGTGGTGGAAGAGGCGCTGTTTCGTGCTGGCATAGAGAAGACCACTCCTGTTGAAAAGCTCGGTGCGAGCGATATAGGGGCTATAGTTGAGGCTATCAGGGGCATATACCGTGAGAGCCTCGAGGCTCGCGGGTATATTGTCTATGATGAGAAGGGGCTTGTGTTGACTGTTGTGCCGTTCAAGCCCAGCATGTATGAGGGGAGGTACCGAGCGGTCGAGAGCATATCGAAAGCGCTTGATGAGTATTTCGTTGAGTTGGAGAAGGCTAGGGCTGTTGAGGAGGCTGTTGAGAAGCTTGAGGAGGAGAAGGGGAAACTGAGAGCAGCGATAAGCAAGACCGAGGAACTCATACGCGAGTACGAGGAGAAGAAGGTGAAGCTTGAGAAACTTGCTCTCCTGGTGGCTGAGAATGCAGCCTTAGTCGACCAAGCGTTGGAGTGCGCGAGGAGGATGCGGGAAGGCTCGGGCTGGGACTATATACCAGGTAACTGTCCGGGTGTTGTCGATGTCGAGCCGTCCAGGGGTGTAGTGAAGCTCAACATAGGCGGCTCTATAGTCGAGGTTGACATACGCTCGGATTCCGCCAGGCTCATCAACGAGCTGTACCGTAAGATCGGCGAGCTTGAGAAGAAGCGTAGCAGAGCGCTGAGAACTCTAGAGGAGCTCAAGAAGAAGCTTGAGAGCCTCGAGCTCGAGATCAGGGAGGAGGCTAGGAGGGCAAGAGCACGTATAAGGAGGAAAGAGTGGTACGAGAAGTATCACTGGATGTTTACGAGCCACTGGCTTCTGGTTATTGGCGGGCGTGATGCGAGCCAAAACGAGTCTGTTGTGAAGAGATACCTGGGAGAGAACAACATATTCATGCATGCTGATATACGTGGTGCGCCGGCTGTAGTGGTGTTCGCGGGTGGTAAGGAGCCGCCAGAGGAGGATATACGCGAGGCAGCGGTTATAGCCGCGTGCTACTCAAGAGCGTGGAAGGAAGGGCTCGGTGCTATTGATGTCTACTGGGTGTGGGGGAGGCAAGTGTCAAAAGCTGCGCCACCCGGGGAGTACCTGACTAAAGGCGCTTTCATGGTGTATGGTGAGCGTAACTACATCCGTGGCGTAGAGTTGAAGCTTGCTATAGGCCTTGCTGAGGAAAACGATGCTCCCGTCGTTATAGTTGGTCCTCGCGAGCTTGTGAGGAGGCGTAGCCTCGTCTATGCACTTCTCGCCCCGGGTGACGAGGAGCCATCCAAACTAGCCAAGAGGCTTGTGAGGCTCTTCTCCTCAAAGCTCGGAGACAAGGCTTATCTCGCTAAGAGCCTGGATGTAAACGAGCTGTTGCGTAGAATCCCGGGGCCCTCGAGGGTGCTTGAAATTGCGAGGGGAGAGGCTAGAGAACCGCCTAGGCCGCGTGCTCGCGAAGCTGAGGCAGAGGAGGAAAGTTGA
- a CDS encoding DNA-directed DNA polymerase I: MARQSTLLEFLNASKRAKRAAGAGGSSPKGTRDTSRKEGGENREKRGEDRNLLEMLLSELNKKRVSAIIEDKAQKEGRDAAEVEERKPEQKRLEIHESVAREVSVEARVEGDETSKSGVEDGAAQDGKEEAKPVILGKHVFRPTRVSDKPLVKRPKRVLNTRGYILGVYYDGEEGKAYTKIVDENGEVVVVYDVYGHKPYFLTDLPPDKVRSIREIITHPSFDHLETVERMDLLLWRKVTMTKIVVKDPNAVRVLREKVPKAWEANIKYHHNYIYDLQLIPGMPYIVEAGKYKLAYKTGEEEAKKVYEIFADEDEETRRLAVDWIPLFEAPPPKPRMLALDIEVYTPFKGRIPDSNKAAYPVISVAFASNDGLRKVMILARPGLRFGEPTANYPADAEIEIFDSEVALILETIRLINNYEVVITFNGDNFDFPYLHNRAVKLGIPKSILPFRHTRDYISLHYGFHVDLYKLFSIKALQSYAFGSAYKEFTLDAISEALLGEHKIPVETSISDLTASELAAYNFRDAMLTLKLLTFNNYLVWKLVILLMRISKLPLEDVTRSQVSAWIRNLFYWEHRRRGLLIPRKEDLRLLKGEQKSAAVIKGRKYAGAIVLDAPAGVFFNVVVLDFASLYPSIIKKWNLSYETVNPEHCPGGKLVEVPDVGHRVCMSVRGITAQIVGLLRDFRVRVYKKKAKDKSLSEEERHWYDVVQAAMKVYINASYGVFGAENFPLYAPSVAESVTAIGRYTIKQTVRKAADLGLKVLYGDTDSLFLWAPSEDKLQELQRFVEENFGLELEVDKVYRFVAFSGRKKNYIGVYPDGKVEVKGVVAKKRNAPMFLKKAFGEVLELLGQASTPEEFLVVKKKIRDKLHEVYKRLKEKDFMLDELAIHMALTKPVNEYANIPPHVRAAIQLMQAGVHVMPGDVIVFVKVRSKDKVKAIQLAKLHEVDTDEYIKTVRTAFEQVLGAIGMSWDDIVGSTKLEAFFARRF, from the coding sequence GTGGCTCGACAATCGACACTGCTAGAGTTCCTCAATGCCAGTAAACGTGCGAAGCGTGCTGCCGGTGCTGGTGGGTCGAGTCCCAAGGGAACCCGTGATACGAGTAGAAAAGAGGGTGGTGAGAATCGCGAGAAACGAGGTGAGGATCGTAACCTGTTGGAGATGTTGTTAAGCGAGCTTAACAAGAAGCGGGTTAGCGCTATCATCGAGGATAAGGCCCAGAAGGAGGGTAGGGATGCTGCCGAAGTCGAAGAGAGAAAGCCGGAGCAGAAACGTTTAGAGATTCACGAGAGCGTGGCTCGTGAAGTTAGCGTTGAGGCTCGTGTAGAGGGTGACGAGACTAGCAAGAGTGGCGTGGAGGACGGTGCAGCGCAGGACGGGAAGGAGGAGGCTAAGCCGGTTATTCTCGGCAAGCACGTGTTTAGGCCGACGAGGGTATCCGACAAGCCCTTGGTTAAGAGGCCTAAGAGAGTCCTTAACACGCGCGGTTACATACTAGGAGTCTATTATGACGGCGAGGAAGGGAAAGCATATACCAAGATCGTTGATGAGAATGGTGAGGTTGTAGTGGTCTACGATGTCTATGGACACAAGCCGTACTTCTTGACAGACCTGCCTCCGGACAAGGTGCGCTCCATACGCGAGATAATCACGCATCCAAGCTTTGATCATCTCGAGACTGTAGAGCGGATGGATCTCCTCCTATGGAGGAAAGTGACGATGACCAAGATAGTAGTGAAGGACCCAAATGCTGTTAGAGTGTTGAGGGAGAAGGTTCCCAAGGCCTGGGAGGCGAACATCAAGTACCATCACAACTACATTTACGACCTTCAGCTGATACCCGGTATGCCTTACATAGTCGAGGCCGGGAAGTACAAGCTAGCGTACAAGACGGGTGAGGAGGAGGCAAAGAAGGTCTATGAGATATTCGCAGATGAAGACGAGGAGACGAGGAGGCTCGCCGTTGACTGGATACCACTCTTCGAGGCACCGCCACCTAAGCCACGCATGTTGGCTCTCGACATTGAGGTTTACACGCCCTTCAAGGGCAGGATACCAGACTCTAACAAGGCAGCATACCCGGTGATCAGCGTCGCGTTCGCATCTAATGATGGTCTGCGTAAGGTGATGATACTTGCTCGTCCAGGGTTAAGGTTTGGCGAGCCGACGGCCAACTATCCTGCCGACGCGGAGATAGAGATATTCGACTCGGAGGTAGCTCTCATCCTAGAAACAATAAGGCTCATCAACAACTATGAGGTAGTGATAACCTTCAACGGTGATAACTTCGACTTCCCGTACCTACACAACCGCGCCGTCAAACTAGGCATACCGAAGTCCATACTACCATTCCGTCACACACGCGACTACATAAGCCTCCACTACGGCTTCCACGTCGACCTCTACAAACTCTTCTCGATAAAAGCGCTGCAGAGCTACGCCTTCGGCTCCGCTTACAAGGAGTTCACTCTAGACGCTATATCCGAGGCGCTCCTCGGCGAGCACAAGATACCAGTAGAAACTAGCATAAGCGACCTTACGGCATCCGAGCTAGCGGCTTACAACTTCCGTGATGCAATGCTAACACTCAAGCTACTAACATTCAACAACTACCTAGTATGGAAGCTGGTTATCCTGTTAATGCGTATCAGTAAACTCCCTCTCGAGGACGTCACGAGAAGCCAAGTATCAGCATGGATACGCAACCTCTTCTACTGGGAGCATAGGAGGAGAGGACTACTCATACCGCGAAAAGAGGATCTAAGGCTACTCAAGGGCGAGCAGAAATCAGCGGCCGTGATAAAGGGCAGGAAGTATGCTGGCGCCATTGTACTCGATGCGCCAGCTGGAGTATTCTTCAACGTGGTTGTCCTTGACTTCGCTAGCCTATACCCAAGCATAATCAAGAAGTGGAACTTGAGCTACGAGACCGTTAACCCGGAGCACTGTCCGGGTGGTAAACTCGTTGAGGTACCGGACGTCGGTCATCGTGTATGTATGAGTGTGCGCGGCATAACGGCCCAGATAGTTGGCTTGCTCAGAGACTTTAGAGTGAGGGTGTACAAGAAGAAGGCGAAGGATAAGAGTCTAAGCGAGGAGGAGCGCCACTGGTATGATGTAGTCCAAGCAGCTATGAAGGTGTACATCAACGCTAGCTATGGCGTCTTTGGTGCTGAGAACTTCCCGCTGTACGCTCCATCGGTTGCTGAGAGTGTTACAGCAATAGGCAGGTATACTATCAAGCAGACGGTACGCAAAGCAGCCGATCTAGGACTCAAGGTGCTCTATGGTGACACTGACTCTCTCTTCCTATGGGCGCCATCCGAGGATAAGCTGCAGGAACTTCAGCGATTTGTTGAGGAGAACTTTGGCCTGGAGCTTGAAGTTGACAAGGTGTATAGGTTCGTGGCCTTCTCGGGCAGGAAGAAGAACTACATCGGCGTCTATCCGGATGGTAAGGTTGAAGTGAAGGGTGTGGTGGCGAAGAAGAGAAACGCCCCAATGTTCCTCAAGAAGGCTTTCGGTGAGGTGTTAGAACTATTAGGTCAGGCTAGTACGCCGGAGGAGTTCCTCGTTGTCAAGAAGAAGATACGTGATAAGCTACACGAGGTGTACAAGAGGCTAAAAGAGAAAGACTTCATGCTAGACGAGCTAGCGATACACATGGCCTTAACCAAGCCTGTCAACGAGTATGCTAACATCCCGCCTCACGTAAGAGCAGCTATACAACTAATGCAGGCCGGTGTGCACGTGATGCCTGGTGATGTGATAGTATTCGTGAAGGTTAGAAGCAAGGACAAAGTGAAGGCCATACAGCTTGCAAAGCTACACGAAGTGGACACCGACGAATACATCAAGACTGTGAGGACGGCGTTTGAACAGGTACTAGGAGCTATAGGCATGTCGTGGGACGACATCGTGGGCTCAACGAAACTGGAGGCGTTCTTCGCGAGACGATTCTAA